One window of the Pseudomonas sp. S04 genome contains the following:
- a CDS encoding PaaI family thioesterase, whose amino-acid sequence MNSIPEPFAAATHEDRPPAGFLPMGRVGFVVHCTGLYVHEERSVLAARIRPEHLNPLGIAHGGFLATLADTAFGRALRLASASELPPATINLSMDYLSPANLGAWVEAHVQVHRVGRSLSHASLDLLDGERLVARGKATFIANTPSLHGKRRQD is encoded by the coding sequence ATGAACTCAATCCCCGAACCCTTTGCAGCGGCCACCCACGAGGACCGGCCACCCGCCGGCTTCCTGCCAATGGGCCGCGTCGGTTTCGTCGTACATTGCACCGGCCTGTATGTCCACGAAGAACGCTCGGTGCTGGCCGCACGCATCCGCCCCGAGCACCTCAACCCGCTGGGCATTGCCCACGGTGGTTTTCTCGCGACGCTGGCTGACACGGCTTTCGGCCGGGCGCTGAGACTGGCCTCAGCCAGCGAACTGCCGCCAGCGACCATCAACCTGAGCATGGACTACCTGAGCCCGGCCAATCTCGGTGCCTGGGTCGAGGCCCACGTTCAGGTGCATCGGGTCGGACGCTCGCTGTCTCACGCTAGCCTGGACCTGCTCGATGGCGAGCGTCTGGTCGCCCGGGGCAAGGCGACGTTTATCGCCAACACCCCAAGCCTGCACGGCAAGCGCCGCCAGGACTGA
- a CDS encoding LuxR C-terminal-related transcriptional regulator has translation MSLPPTQDTDLRSSIDADQSIADTKLVPPRGARRLMPREGLMARLQDVRRQRCVVIQGPAGSGKTSTLLAWRRELLAMNFEVAWLSLAAEDDEIGRFCHCLQASLAEVVPEQVRDAGVLLGRDNQQMAVEHWVITLVQGIAQHSREVLLMLDDMQHLQAPRIIQALQWLIDYAPPNLHLVFGTRIALPFPLARLRAKDQVSEFDLRDLRFTRAESERFLQEHLGAIDARDAATLHELTDGWVAGLQLFAVDLKAKQMTRFDRVQIRDAVGFADYFEREVLVRLEPEDLRLLTCVSICERFCASLCATLLGQPHAIAGMMIQLARLDADNLFITQVKSHDRETWYRLHPLLGSVLRARLAARPQQEQVLHAVARGWFTEHEHLDEAVRHAVRAGDSEAAADIVEACAYDLLAKGNLSQISGLLKGLPPEQTAERFGLQIVMAHLQLYSRNFQALDQTLEHLQDHHAKLDHRQRHALTVLKGSQAIHQDDTSAMLAILPELLAIPANADDFAWSGRSNTLAWLYMYQGEFEKAREILEGGERLGSPRRSLLGRCMSGMSLALEGRATQAEHLYREVLEEAEKHGVAYLVVSTMAAGLLGTALYEQGDFDAACLLLERRMKLLEQVAIPDTVLQCMQTLAMAHWLAGRQTEALSWLDRLEQYASRYDLDRLLVCALLVRMRWLQLTADEPGAESALQRILQTAQHQSELQSGTPLEVRIIARRAEIERHLHRADFSSAAERLPDLIDVSQSNRRWRRVVAMRVQMAVIQQGRGRPTEAREQLIEALRQGHRLGLVRSLLDAWPGVPSMLEALMAEKVLDPVLTFYAQRLLDIACASDGNEQQAPAAGTANVLSVRELDVLSLVAQALPNKKIARVLNLSPETVKWHMKNIFYKLGVTGRDEAIAKVRDLELKLPGNPQP, from the coding sequence ATGTCGTTACCTCCTACCCAAGACACCGATCTTCGTTCCTCGATCGACGCCGATCAGTCGATTGCCGACACCAAGCTCGTCCCGCCACGCGGGGCTCGTCGGCTGATGCCTCGCGAGGGGTTGATGGCGCGACTGCAGGACGTTCGGCGACAGCGCTGCGTGGTGATCCAGGGGCCGGCCGGCAGTGGCAAAACCAGCACCTTGCTGGCCTGGCGCCGGGAACTGCTGGCGATGAATTTCGAGGTCGCCTGGCTGTCACTGGCGGCCGAGGACGACGAAATCGGGCGCTTCTGCCATTGCCTGCAAGCCAGCCTGGCTGAAGTGGTGCCCGAGCAGGTTCGCGACGCAGGTGTGCTGCTCGGTCGCGACAATCAGCAAATGGCCGTGGAACACTGGGTCATCACCCTGGTTCAAGGCATCGCCCAGCACTCGCGTGAAGTGCTGCTGATGCTCGATGACATGCAGCACTTGCAGGCGCCGCGAATTATCCAGGCGTTGCAATGGTTGATCGACTACGCCCCCCCCAACCTGCACCTGGTGTTCGGCACGCGGATCGCCTTGCCGTTTCCGCTGGCACGCTTGCGGGCAAAAGACCAGGTCAGTGAATTCGATCTGCGCGACCTGCGCTTCACACGCGCCGAATCAGAACGCTTCCTCCAGGAGCACCTGGGCGCTATCGACGCCCGTGACGCCGCGACGCTGCATGAACTGACCGATGGCTGGGTCGCTGGTCTACAGCTGTTTGCGGTTGATCTCAAAGCCAAACAGATGACGCGCTTTGACCGGGTACAGATTCGCGATGCGGTCGGGTTTGCCGACTATTTCGAACGTGAAGTGCTGGTGCGCCTTGAGCCTGAAGATTTGCGCCTGCTCACCTGCGTCTCGATCTGTGAACGTTTCTGCGCCTCGTTGTGCGCAACCTTGCTCGGCCAGCCGCACGCCATCGCCGGCATGATGATCCAGCTGGCACGTCTCGATGCCGACAATCTGTTCATCACCCAGGTCAAGAGCCACGACCGCGAAACCTGGTATCGCCTGCACCCGCTGCTGGGCAGCGTATTGCGTGCGCGACTGGCGGCGCGACCGCAGCAGGAACAGGTCCTGCATGCCGTCGCACGAGGCTGGTTCACCGAGCATGAACACCTTGATGAAGCGGTACGTCACGCGGTGCGCGCGGGTGACTCCGAGGCCGCAGCGGATATCGTTGAAGCCTGCGCCTATGACCTGCTCGCCAAAGGCAACCTCAGCCAGATCTCCGGATTGCTCAAGGGCTTGCCGCCGGAGCAGACCGCCGAACGTTTCGGGCTGCAGATCGTCATGGCTCACCTGCAACTGTACTCGCGCAACTTCCAGGCACTGGACCAGACCCTGGAGCATCTGCAAGACCATCACGCAAAACTCGACCACAGGCAGCGTCACGCACTGACCGTGCTCAAGGGCAGTCAAGCGATCCATCAGGACGACACGAGCGCGATGCTGGCGATCTTGCCCGAACTGTTGGCAATCCCTGCCAATGCCGACGATTTTGCCTGGTCCGGACGCAGTAACACCCTGGCCTGGCTGTACATGTACCAGGGCGAGTTCGAGAAGGCCCGCGAGATTCTCGAGGGTGGCGAGCGCCTTGGGTCGCCGCGCCGCAGCCTGCTGGGGCGATGCATGAGCGGCATGAGCCTGGCCCTCGAAGGCCGCGCGACCCAGGCCGAGCATCTTTACCGTGAAGTGCTGGAAGAAGCTGAGAAGCACGGGGTGGCTTACCTCGTGGTCAGCACCATGGCCGCAGGTTTGCTCGGCACCGCATTGTATGAACAAGGCGATTTCGATGCTGCCTGCCTGTTACTTGAGCGGCGGATGAAGCTGCTGGAACAGGTGGCGATCCCGGACACGGTGTTGCAGTGCATGCAGACGCTGGCCATGGCGCACTGGCTGGCCGGGCGACAGACCGAAGCACTGAGCTGGCTCGATCGCCTGGAACAATACGCCAGCCGTTATGACCTGGACCGCTTGCTGGTCTGTGCGTTGCTGGTGCGCATGCGTTGGTTGCAATTGACGGCGGATGAGCCCGGCGCTGAAAGTGCACTGCAGCGGATCCTGCAAACGGCGCAGCATCAGAGTGAGCTGCAATCAGGCACACCACTGGAAGTGCGGATCATCGCCCGTCGGGCCGAGATTGAGCGGCACCTGCACCGCGCAGACTTCTCGTCGGCGGCTGAGCGCTTGCCGGACCTTATCGATGTCTCACAGAGCAACCGCCGTTGGCGTCGGGTCGTGGCCATGCGCGTGCAGATGGCCGTGATCCAACAGGGCAGGGGACGGCCAACCGAGGCCCGCGAGCAGCTTATCGAGGCGTTGCGCCAGGGACATCGACTTGGACTGGTTCGCAGCTTGCTGGATGCATGGCCAGGAGTGCCATCGATGCTTGAAGCGTTGATGGCCGAAAAGGTCCTGGATCCGGTGCTGACGTTTTACGCACAACGCCTGCTCGACATTGCCTGCGCCAGCGACGGCAACGAGCAGCAGGCCCCTGCAGCAGGCACCGCAAACGTACTCAGCGTTCGCGAACTGGATGTGCTCAGCCTGGTAGCCCAGGCACTGCCGAATAAAAAGATCGCCCGGGTACTGAACCTGTCACCGGAAACGGTGAAATGGCACATGAAGAACATCTTCTACAAGCTGGGCGTCACCGGGCGTGACGAGGCCATCGCCAAAGTCCGCGACCTGGAACTGAAACTCCCTGGCAACCCGCAGCCTTGA
- a CDS encoding DUF2889 domain-containing protein — translation MTTTPPDSPTRTLLHTREITCKGYQRSDGLFDIEGRLQDLTNEPTDLPFHRVPSGGVIHDMRLVMTLDADLVIQHIAAITATGASQFCGEAAAAYSRLTGLKIAAGFKQKMKAIVGGVNGCTHMTELLERMASTAMQTMFSTYRADAARRRATSTEQVVAVRSWVIGTCHAYREDGDAVRLLWPQGLPEA, via the coding sequence ATGACCACCACGCCCCCTGATTCGCCTACCCGGACTTTGCTGCATACCCGTGAAATCACCTGTAAGGGCTACCAACGCAGCGATGGCCTGTTCGACATCGAAGGGCGCTTGCAGGACTTGACCAACGAACCCACCGACCTGCCGTTTCACCGGGTTCCCAGCGGTGGCGTGATCCATGACATGCGCCTGGTGATGACCCTTGATGCCGATCTAGTGATCCAGCACATCGCAGCGATAACGGCCACCGGTGCCAGCCAGTTTTGTGGCGAAGCCGCAGCGGCGTATTCGCGGCTGACCGGGTTGAAAATCGCCGCGGGTTTCAAACAGAAAATGAAAGCCATCGTCGGTGGCGTGAACGGTTGCACGCACATGACCGAACTACTCGAACGCATGGCTTCCACCGCCATGCAGACGATGTTTTCAACCTACCGGGCCGATGCAGCCCGCCGCAGGGCCACAAGCACCGAACAGGTCGTCGCCGTGCGCTCGTGGGTCATTGGCACTTGCCATGCCTATCGCGAAGATGGCGATGCCGTTCGGCTGCTGTGGCCGCAGGGCTTGCCCGAGGCCTGA
- a CDS encoding lipid-transfer protein, with amino-acid sequence MSQNALVAGVGMIPFTKPGASPSYIDMGAQAVRQALADAGLSYDKVQMAFAGYVYGDTTCGQAVLYRVGRTGIPVFNVNNACATGSSALFLARAAVESGQVECALAVGFEQMRPGPTRSNFDDRPLPRGDYLPIQDELCGDAGDIPRNLITFGGAGREHMRKYGTQMSTFAAIRAKASRHAANNPLALFKKIVSTEEVMNDQLMWDGVMTRMMACPPTCGAAAAIICSPAFAKKHGLRTDVAILAQSLVTDPVESFEPKTMIGFVGAHMAERAAGAVYEKAGVGPQDIRVVELHDCFAHNELLTYEALGLCPVGEAEKFVLDGDNTYGGRVVTNPSGGLLCKGHPLGATGLAQCYELTHQLRGTAGARQVDGLQHALQHNLGLGGACVVTLYGKN; translated from the coding sequence ATGAGTCAGAACGCATTAGTAGCCGGGGTCGGCATGATCCCTTTCACCAAGCCAGGCGCGAGCCCAAGCTACATCGACATGGGCGCCCAAGCGGTGCGCCAGGCGCTGGCCGACGCCGGCCTGAGCTATGACAAGGTGCAGATGGCATTCGCCGGTTACGTCTACGGCGACACCACCTGCGGCCAGGCCGTGCTGTATCGGGTCGGGCGCACCGGGATTCCGGTGTTCAACGTCAACAACGCCTGCGCCACCGGCTCCAGCGCTTTGTTTCTGGCGCGTGCTGCAGTGGAAAGCGGGCAGGTCGAATGCGCCCTGGCCGTCGGTTTTGAACAGATGCGCCCAGGCCCGACCCGTTCCAATTTCGATGACCGACCATTGCCCCGTGGCGATTACTTGCCGATTCAGGATGAGCTGTGTGGCGACGCCGGCGACATCCCGCGCAACCTGATCACCTTCGGCGGTGCCGGACGCGAGCACATGCGCAAGTACGGCACGCAAATGAGCACTTTCGCCGCGATCCGCGCCAAGGCCAGCCGTCACGCGGCCAACAACCCGCTGGCCTTGTTCAAGAAAATCGTCAGCACTGAAGAGGTGATGAACGACCAGTTGATGTGGGACGGGGTGATGACCCGCATGATGGCGTGCCCGCCGACTTGCGGCGCAGCAGCGGCGATCATTTGCTCGCCGGCGTTTGCCAAAAAACATGGCCTGCGCACTGACGTGGCGATCCTCGCCCAGTCACTGGTGACAGATCCCGTGGAGTCGTTCGAACCGAAAACCATGATCGGTTTCGTCGGCGCGCACATGGCCGAACGCGCCGCCGGTGCGGTGTACGAGAAAGCTGGCGTCGGCCCGCAGGACATTCGTGTGGTGGAGCTGCACGACTGCTTCGCCCACAACGAATTGTTGACCTATGAAGCCCTTGGCCTGTGCCCGGTCGGTGAAGCGGAAAAATTCGTCCTCGATGGCGACAACACCTACGGCGGCCGGGTCGTGACCAACCCGTCCGGCGGCCTGTTGTGCAAAGGCCATCCGCTGGGTGCCACGGGATTGGCGCAGTGCTACGAGCTGACCCACCAACTGCGCGGCACGGCCGGTGCGCGTCAGGTCGACGGCCTGCAACACGCGTTGCAGCACAACCTCGGGCTCGGTGGGGCCTGCGTCGTCACGCTTTATGGCAAAAACTGA